A DNA window from Melanotaenia boesemani isolate fMelBoe1 chromosome 6, fMelBoe1.pri, whole genome shotgun sequence contains the following coding sequences:
- the cobl gene encoding protein cordon-bleu isoform X5: MTTESSKPPLGRRMKAHAPPPPQVPQPAPRHIFRSSVPDGGRTSAAEAKENILRPTVDLQLTLPQGNQISVTEDGSKALMDLLVELCSCHHLNPALHTLELLSPEGHPLGFKPNVLLGSLNVACILIKEKVLEEKVARRPAPKVPEKTVRLMVNYHVSQKAVVRVNPLAPLQALIPVICNKCEFDPERILLLKDSISRHELPMDKSLTELGIKELYVHDQSLAFQPKMASAPALNYSDTICSSTASLGRPQKKGFRGIFQFSSRKFKTETSMDMDDCDDRINQNTDTHTNGLSTVSGIHSTEVQPGTLGQSQSVVNIPRMSSKNETKKRRAPAPPGALTPSTGHTSFEISQVGLGSESQQRKRKAPAPPPTPTSITQDSDDTSTLASPTPDSHTERPAPACRTKVAQSTTASDASVVVQTVKPSPLKIAIQPPPVCHATPTASSPSPSSSTTDSLAVQDSSSELSHSFDDSDADLEQAGSHYSTSSSANGSVQVRPTTTSTSSRMVESTSSTPAPTKQDVKSDISSRSDTESALNLKLDEVENNRHSAIGNSDRPVPPKPCRSPTRESPQHVPPPTLSVPPSSPSPVGHTDSISLQDSMEMKEAAPQSWLHSMQSSTASGQKQETKSPETLSLDSSSSGSSLRDNGFTAGMAEGEDSGIVSSLSDTQPTSPEGSLSLDGRSGGEKLMGPQQDISSDSDEGCATWGSMHRHNVTSTQAQSFSSKDDSELTNQLHQTLADFEGKLADHVQIVSGKESLYTISTSSDEVPVSVVDMDVPVTAIDEVLEEYEHNIVEHEVTSPTRTEAVGSEGSAFCQSNVESQNKNNNAYTAAVSDKRSTAYVKQLYQSEQHSTSWVDKSTGGKKEEKILEVQMKEMSFVDTRSVKEDKQTLAVKSNVDLQKDGKNAKIIPDPVKSKTQSFQVKKPDPPPAIRRTVSTEKDEMDRGHPGYSSSNSSSGKITPNVTSRFGMKTFTVVPPKPSIMHDGTSQSAVTVTPCAIKIDDQGNMVRAGLSHNNVKQSSKSEINDSSPLHEKAKAFWSSNEKQENAGAAIKGLIDKTKDSVNGLDSAPAGGLEATLRTSNTEHQKTQSTVSKPAEMVQLKVVVAEEGAKEPVKVVNKEWAEMENKISMPKNVQRPSDKPSLPPPLLPEFKRDLSFLKPSRRTSSQYVASAISKYTPKSSAKPSNVPKVPDFSPSTITEAGAGFQRRGRSVHVTPLQSTPSSLSDNKENVSTSTPNPPGPKRSVSYPEHVSDTQRSFGEMKLDRRVFENCAVSSKGGSSDMLDTETAKNNHCQSNGSTQIRSNGSNSEDHFKHVRPRSPSPATNSPLHSLCKPPTAPKITSQSHVSGSKDTTKAPTHLTPDDKLQPSVPVSHSDVTPGPPAVTVFGPIKKVKPVIYRSVEKETSLHSNLMEAILTGGGKDRLKKISASGPSKLKKATYVEEENERSALLAAIRAQSNTGRLRKTKSEAANELEEFRKATSDEERSASSSSSPPSLTCSSPAFVPPPPPPVVAPPPPPPVLPLGKPSTLGHPNANAAMNPALAREAMLEAIRSGSAAERLKKM, from the exons TAAAGCTCTGATGGACTTACTGGTCGAGCTGTGTAGTTGTCACCACCTCAATCCAGCACTACACACCCTGGAGCTACTGTCGCCTGAGGGCCACCCTTTGGGGTTCAAGCCCAACGTCCTCCTTGGCTCCCTCAATGTGGCCTGTATTCTCATCAAGGAGAAAGTCTTGGAGGAGAAAGTGGCACGAAGACCAGCACCCAAAGTGCCAGAG AAAACTGTGCGTTTGATGGTGAACTACCACGTCAGCCAGAAGGCGGTGGTACGAGTCAACCCGCTGGCTCCACTCCAGGCTCTGATACCAGTCATCTGTAATAAGTGTGAGTTTGACCCTGAACGTATCCTGCTTCTGAAGGACAGCATCAGTCGTCACGAGTTGCCGATGGACAAATCTCTGACAGAGCTGGGGATCAAGGAACTCTACGTGCATGATCAGAGTCTGG CTTTCCAGCCTAAAATGGCTTCTGCACCTGCTCTTAACTACTCAG ATACAATTTGCTCCAGTACTGCCAGTCTGGGAAGACCACAAAAGAAAGGCTTCCGAGGCATCTTCCAGTTCAGCAGTAGGAAATTCAAA ACAGAGACATCTATGGACATGGATGACTGTGATGATAGaataaaccaaaacacagacacacacaccaat GGTCTGTCTACAGTGTCAGGCATCCACAGCACAGAGGTTCAGCCTGGTACCTTGGGCCAGTCTCAGTCTGTTGTAAATATTCCCAGAATGTCTTCTAAGAATGAGACCAAGAAGAGAAGGGCCCCAGCACCACCTGGTGCCCTGACACCCAGCACGGGACACACAAGCTTTGAAATCAGTCAG GTGGGCCTTGGTTCAGAAAGccagcagagaaaaagaaaggctccagctcctcctccaaCTCCAACTTCCATCACCCAAGACTCTGACGACACTTCAACCCTTGCCTCTCCCACTCCCGATAGCCACACTGAAAGACCCGCCCCAGCTTGCCGCACCAAGGTGGCACAGTCAACAACAGCCTCTGATGCCTCTGTGGTGGTACAAACAGTAAAACCATCTCCTTTAAAAATAGCAATACAGCCTCCGCCTGTGTGCCATGCGACTCCGACTGCCAGTTCTCCATCCCCAAGCAGCAGCACCACTGACAGCCTCGCTGTGCAGGATTCCAGCTCTGAGCTCAGTCACAGCTTTGATGACTCAGATGCTGACCTGGAGCAGGCCGGGTCCCACTACAGCACCAGCAGTTCAGCAAATGGCTCTGTGCAGGTGCGGCCCACTACAACAAGCACCAGCAGCAGGATGGTGGAATCAACAAGCAGTACACCTGCCCCAACAAAACAAGATGTGAAATCAGACATCAGCTCCAGGTCAGACACGGAGTCGGCCCTAAATCTGAAGCTGGATGAAGTGGAGAACAACAGACATAGCGCAATAg GAAACAGTGATCGACCAGTGCCTCCAAAACCTTGTCGTTCCCCAACCAGAGAGTCACCACAGCATGTCCCACCCCCTACCTTGTCTGTCCCTCCCTCTTCCCCCTCTCCCGTTGGGCATACAGACAGCATCTCTCTACAGgattccatggagatgaaggaagCAGCTCCCCAGT CTTGGCTTCATTCCATGCAGAGCTCCACAGCCAGTGGCCAGAAACAAGAAACTAAATCGCCTGAGACTCTGTCTTTGGATAGCAGCAGCAGTGGCAGCAGCTTGCGGGACAATGGTTTTACAGCTGGTATGGCAGAGGGCGAGGATTCAGGCATCGTCAGTTCCCTTTCTGATACTCAGCCCACCTCCCCGGAAGGGAGTTTATCCCTGGATGGAAGAAGTGGAGGAGAGAAACTAATGGGACCACAGCAGGACATTTCCAGCGACAGCGATGAGGGATGCGCCACCTGGGGATCGATGCACAG GCACAATGTCACCAGCACCCAGGCACAGTCATTCAGCTCTAAAGATGactcagaactcacaaaccagCTCCATCAGACTCTGGCAGATTTTGAAGGCAAACTTGCAG ACCATGTACAAATTGTCTCAGGAAAAGAGTCCCTTTACACAATTTCCACTAGCAGTGATGAAGTGCCTGTGTCTGTAGTGGACATGGATGTGCCAGTTACAGCCATAGATGAGGTGCTGGAGGAGTATGAACATAATATTGTAGAACATGAGGTGACATCACCTACCAGGACTGAGGCTGTTGGCAGTGAAG GTTCAGCCTTTTGCCAGTCCAATGTCGagtcacagaacaaaaacaacaatgctTATACAGCTGCTGTCAGTGATAAAAGAAGCACTGCATATGTCAAGCAGTTGTATCAATCAGAGCAGCACAGTACATCATGGGTGGACAAATCTACAGGGggtaaaaaggaagaaaagataCTAGAGGTTCAAATGAAAGAGATGAGTTTTGTCGATACTAGAAGTGTGAAAGAGGATAAACAAACATTAGCAGTAAAATCTAATGTTGACCTACAGAAAGACGGCAAGAACGCTAAGATCATCCCTGATCCTGTTAAAAGTAAAACTCAGTCGTTTCAGGTCAAAAAACCTGATCCTCCACCAGCAATTCGGAGAACAGTGTCTACAGAAAAAGATGAGATGGACAGAGGTCATCCAGGCTACTCTAGTTCTAACTCTTCATCTGGAAAAATTACTCCCAACGTCACATCACGCTTTGGTATGAAAACATTTACCGTGGTCCCTCCCAAACCCTCCATCATGCATGATGGTACGTCACAGTCAGCTGTCACAGTAACCCCTTGTGCCATTAAAATTGATGATCAAGGAAATATGGTGAGAGCGGGTCTCTCGCATAATAATGTTAAACAGTCATCTAAATCAGAGATTAATGACTCTTCCCCTCTTCATGAAAAAGCCAAAGCTTTTTGGAGctcaaatgaaaaacaagaaaatgctgggGCAGCAATAAAAGGTCTGATTGATAAGACTAAGGACAGCGTAAATGGCCTTGACAGTGCTCCTGCTGGTGGCCTGGAGGCCACATTGAGGACCAGTAACACAGAGCACCAGAAAACACAGAGTACAGTTTCCAAGCCTGCAGAGATGGTCCAGCTGAAAGTGGTGGTTGCAGAAGAAGGAGCTAAAGAGCCTGTGAAAGTTGTAAACAAAGAGTGGGCTGAGATGGAGAACAAGATTTCAATGCCCAAAAATGTTCAGCGGCCAAGTGATAaaccttcccttcctcctccactgCTTCCAGAATTTAAAAGGGACCTGTCCTTCCTTAAACCATCCAGACGAACCTCAAGCCAATATGTGGCATCTGCCATCTCTAAATACACCCCAAAGAGCTCAGCTAAACCAAGCAACGTTCCTAAAGTCCCTGACTTCTCTCCATCTACAATAACAGAAGCTGGGGCTGGTTTCCAGAGAAGGGGTCGGTCTGTACATGTGACTCCGCTCCAATCTACCCCCTCATCTTTATCAGATAATAAGGAGAATGTCTCCACTTCTACACCCAACCCCCCTGGTCCCAAGAGGTCTGTGAGCTACCCAGAGCATGTGTCAGATACTCAGAGATCTTTTGGGGAAATGAAATTGGACAGGAGGGTGTTTGAAAATTGTGCTGTATCCTCCAAAGGAGGTTCTTCTGATATGTTGGACACTGAAACAGCAAAGAATAATCACTGTCAGTCCAATGGATCCACCCAGATACGATCGAATGGCAGTAATAGTGAAGATCATTTTAAACACGTTCGACCCAGAAGCCCCAGCCCTGCAACAAACAGTCCTCTGCACTCATTGTGTAAACCACCCACAGCCCCAAAGATCACATCTCAAAGCCATGTAAGT GGCTCGAAGGACACAACGAAGGCACCCACTCACCTAACCCCAGATGACAAACTGCAGCCTTCAGTCCCAGTTTCACACAGTGATGTGACCCCTGGACCTCCAGCAGTAACAGTGTTTGGGCCCATTAAAAAGGTCAAGCCAGTCATCTATAGATCTGTTGAAAAGGAGACATCTCTGCACAGCAATCTGATGGAGGCAATCCTGACAGGTGGAGGCAAGGATAGACTCAAGAAG ATATCTGCTTCTGGCCCCAGCAAGCTGAAGAAAGCGACTTATGTTGAAGAGGAAAATGAAAGATCTGCTCTTCTGGCTGCTATTAGAGCCCAGAGCAACACAGGCAGGCTGAGGAAG ACAAAATCTGAGGCTGCCAATGAGCTTGAAGAGTTCAGGAAGGCAACCTCTGATGAGGAGAGAAGTGCAAGctcttcctcttctcctccctctttgACCTGTTCCTCCCCTGCCTTTgttccaccaccacctccacctgtaGTTGCACCTCCACCTCCGCCACCTGTCTTGCCCCTGGGTAAGCCTAGTACTTTGGGACATCCAAATGCTAATGCGGCCATGAATCCTGCCTTGGCCAGAGAGGCTATGCTGGAGGCTATTCGCTCTGGATCAGCTGCTGAGAGGCTCAAAAAG ATGTAG
- the cobl gene encoding protein cordon-bleu isoform X3, translating to MKAHAPPPPQVPQPAPRHIFRSSVPDGGRTSAAEAKENILRPTVDLQLTLPQGNQISVTEDGSKALMDLLVELCSCHHLNPALHTLELLSPEGHPLGFKPNVLLGSLNVACILIKEKVLEEKVARRPAPKVPEKTVRLMVNYHVSQKAVVRVNPLAPLQALIPVICNKCEFDPERILLLKDSISRHELPMDKSLTELGIKELYVHDQSLAFQPKMASAPALNYSDTICSSTASLGRPQKKGFRGIFQFSSRKFKTETSMDMDDCDDRINQNTDTHTNGLSTVSGIHSTEVQPGTLGQSQSVVNIPRMSSKNETKKRRAPAPPGALTPSTGHTSFEISQVGLGSESQQRKRKAPAPPPTPTSITQDSDDTSTLASPTPDSHTERPAPACRTKVAQSTTASDASVVVQTVKPSPLKIAIQPPPVCHATPTASSPSPSSSTTDSLAVQDSSSELSHSFDDSDADLEQAGSHYSTSSSANGSVQVRPTTTSTSSRMVESTSSTPAPTKQDVKSDISSRSDTESALNLKLDEVENNRHSAIGNSDRPVPPKPCRSPTRESPQHVPPPTLSVPPSSPSPVGHTDSISLQDSMEMKEAAPQSWLHSMQSSTASGQKQETKSPETLSLDSSSSGSSLRDNGFTAGMAEGEDSGIVSSLSDTQPTSPEGSLSLDGRSGGEKLMGPQQDISSDSDEGCATWGSMHRHNVTSTQAQSFSSKDDSELTNQLHQTLADFEGKLADHVQIVSGKESLYTISTSSDEVPVSVVDMDVPVTAIDEVLEEYEHNIVEHEVTSPTRTEAVGSEGSAFCQSNVESQNKNNNAYTAAVSDKRSTAYVKQLYQSEQHSTSWVDKSTGGKKEEKILEVQMKEMSFVDTRSVKEDKQTLAVKSNVDLQKDGKNAKIIPDPVKSKTQSFQVKKPDPPPAIRRTVSTEKDEMDRGHPGYSSSNSSSGKITPNVTSRFGMKTFTVVPPKPSIMHDGTSQSAVTVTPCAIKIDDQGNMVRAGLSHNNVKQSSKSEINDSSPLHEKAKAFWSSNEKQENAGAAIKGLIDKTKDSVNGLDSAPAGGLEATLRTSNTEHQKTQSTVSKPAEMVQLKVVVAEEGAKEPVKVVNKEWAEMENKISMPKNVQRPSDKPSLPPPLLPEFKRDLSFLKPSRRTSSQYVASAISKYTPKSSAKPSNVPKVPDFSPSTITEAGAGFQRRGRSVHVTPLQSTPSSLSDNKENVSTSTPNPPGPKRSVSYPEHVSDTQRSFGEMKLDRRVFENCAVSSKGGSSDMLDTETAKNNHCQSNGSTQIRSNGSNSEDHFKHVRPRSPSPATNSPLHSLCKPPTAPKITSQSHVSGSKDTTKAPTHLTPDDKLQPSVPVSHSDVTPGPPAVTVFGPIKKVKPVIYRSVEKETSLHSNLMEAILTGGGKDRLKKISASGPSKLKKATYVEEENERSALLAAIRAQSNTGRLRKTKSEAANELEEFRKATSDEERSASSSSSPPSLTCSSPAFVPPPPPPVVAPPPPPPVLPLGKPSTLGHPNANAAMNPALAREAMLEAIRSGSAAERLKKVSVPTKTVQVNGRLGTIQATSSTVSQR from the exons TAAAGCTCTGATGGACTTACTGGTCGAGCTGTGTAGTTGTCACCACCTCAATCCAGCACTACACACCCTGGAGCTACTGTCGCCTGAGGGCCACCCTTTGGGGTTCAAGCCCAACGTCCTCCTTGGCTCCCTCAATGTGGCCTGTATTCTCATCAAGGAGAAAGTCTTGGAGGAGAAAGTGGCACGAAGACCAGCACCCAAAGTGCCAGAG AAAACTGTGCGTTTGATGGTGAACTACCACGTCAGCCAGAAGGCGGTGGTACGAGTCAACCCGCTGGCTCCACTCCAGGCTCTGATACCAGTCATCTGTAATAAGTGTGAGTTTGACCCTGAACGTATCCTGCTTCTGAAGGACAGCATCAGTCGTCACGAGTTGCCGATGGACAAATCTCTGACAGAGCTGGGGATCAAGGAACTCTACGTGCATGATCAGAGTCTGG CTTTCCAGCCTAAAATGGCTTCTGCACCTGCTCTTAACTACTCAG ATACAATTTGCTCCAGTACTGCCAGTCTGGGAAGACCACAAAAGAAAGGCTTCCGAGGCATCTTCCAGTTCAGCAGTAGGAAATTCAAA ACAGAGACATCTATGGACATGGATGACTGTGATGATAGaataaaccaaaacacagacacacacaccaat GGTCTGTCTACAGTGTCAGGCATCCACAGCACAGAGGTTCAGCCTGGTACCTTGGGCCAGTCTCAGTCTGTTGTAAATATTCCCAGAATGTCTTCTAAGAATGAGACCAAGAAGAGAAGGGCCCCAGCACCACCTGGTGCCCTGACACCCAGCACGGGACACACAAGCTTTGAAATCAGTCAG GTGGGCCTTGGTTCAGAAAGccagcagagaaaaagaaaggctccagctcctcctccaaCTCCAACTTCCATCACCCAAGACTCTGACGACACTTCAACCCTTGCCTCTCCCACTCCCGATAGCCACACTGAAAGACCCGCCCCAGCTTGCCGCACCAAGGTGGCACAGTCAACAACAGCCTCTGATGCCTCTGTGGTGGTACAAACAGTAAAACCATCTCCTTTAAAAATAGCAATACAGCCTCCGCCTGTGTGCCATGCGACTCCGACTGCCAGTTCTCCATCCCCAAGCAGCAGCACCACTGACAGCCTCGCTGTGCAGGATTCCAGCTCTGAGCTCAGTCACAGCTTTGATGACTCAGATGCTGACCTGGAGCAGGCCGGGTCCCACTACAGCACCAGCAGTTCAGCAAATGGCTCTGTGCAGGTGCGGCCCACTACAACAAGCACCAGCAGCAGGATGGTGGAATCAACAAGCAGTACACCTGCCCCAACAAAACAAGATGTGAAATCAGACATCAGCTCCAGGTCAGACACGGAGTCGGCCCTAAATCTGAAGCTGGATGAAGTGGAGAACAACAGACATAGCGCAATAg GAAACAGTGATCGACCAGTGCCTCCAAAACCTTGTCGTTCCCCAACCAGAGAGTCACCACAGCATGTCCCACCCCCTACCTTGTCTGTCCCTCCCTCTTCCCCCTCTCCCGTTGGGCATACAGACAGCATCTCTCTACAGgattccatggagatgaaggaagCAGCTCCCCAGT CTTGGCTTCATTCCATGCAGAGCTCCACAGCCAGTGGCCAGAAACAAGAAACTAAATCGCCTGAGACTCTGTCTTTGGATAGCAGCAGCAGTGGCAGCAGCTTGCGGGACAATGGTTTTACAGCTGGTATGGCAGAGGGCGAGGATTCAGGCATCGTCAGTTCCCTTTCTGATACTCAGCCCACCTCCCCGGAAGGGAGTTTATCCCTGGATGGAAGAAGTGGAGGAGAGAAACTAATGGGACCACAGCAGGACATTTCCAGCGACAGCGATGAGGGATGCGCCACCTGGGGATCGATGCACAG GCACAATGTCACCAGCACCCAGGCACAGTCATTCAGCTCTAAAGATGactcagaactcacaaaccagCTCCATCAGACTCTGGCAGATTTTGAAGGCAAACTTGCAG ACCATGTACAAATTGTCTCAGGAAAAGAGTCCCTTTACACAATTTCCACTAGCAGTGATGAAGTGCCTGTGTCTGTAGTGGACATGGATGTGCCAGTTACAGCCATAGATGAGGTGCTGGAGGAGTATGAACATAATATTGTAGAACATGAGGTGACATCACCTACCAGGACTGAGGCTGTTGGCAGTGAAG GTTCAGCCTTTTGCCAGTCCAATGTCGagtcacagaacaaaaacaacaatgctTATACAGCTGCTGTCAGTGATAAAAGAAGCACTGCATATGTCAAGCAGTTGTATCAATCAGAGCAGCACAGTACATCATGGGTGGACAAATCTACAGGGggtaaaaaggaagaaaagataCTAGAGGTTCAAATGAAAGAGATGAGTTTTGTCGATACTAGAAGTGTGAAAGAGGATAAACAAACATTAGCAGTAAAATCTAATGTTGACCTACAGAAAGACGGCAAGAACGCTAAGATCATCCCTGATCCTGTTAAAAGTAAAACTCAGTCGTTTCAGGTCAAAAAACCTGATCCTCCACCAGCAATTCGGAGAACAGTGTCTACAGAAAAAGATGAGATGGACAGAGGTCATCCAGGCTACTCTAGTTCTAACTCTTCATCTGGAAAAATTACTCCCAACGTCACATCACGCTTTGGTATGAAAACATTTACCGTGGTCCCTCCCAAACCCTCCATCATGCATGATGGTACGTCACAGTCAGCTGTCACAGTAACCCCTTGTGCCATTAAAATTGATGATCAAGGAAATATGGTGAGAGCGGGTCTCTCGCATAATAATGTTAAACAGTCATCTAAATCAGAGATTAATGACTCTTCCCCTCTTCATGAAAAAGCCAAAGCTTTTTGGAGctcaaatgaaaaacaagaaaatgctgggGCAGCAATAAAAGGTCTGATTGATAAGACTAAGGACAGCGTAAATGGCCTTGACAGTGCTCCTGCTGGTGGCCTGGAGGCCACATTGAGGACCAGTAACACAGAGCACCAGAAAACACAGAGTACAGTTTCCAAGCCTGCAGAGATGGTCCAGCTGAAAGTGGTGGTTGCAGAAGAAGGAGCTAAAGAGCCTGTGAAAGTTGTAAACAAAGAGTGGGCTGAGATGGAGAACAAGATTTCAATGCCCAAAAATGTTCAGCGGCCAAGTGATAaaccttcccttcctcctccactgCTTCCAGAATTTAAAAGGGACCTGTCCTTCCTTAAACCATCCAGACGAACCTCAAGCCAATATGTGGCATCTGCCATCTCTAAATACACCCCAAAGAGCTCAGCTAAACCAAGCAACGTTCCTAAAGTCCCTGACTTCTCTCCATCTACAATAACAGAAGCTGGGGCTGGTTTCCAGAGAAGGGGTCGGTCTGTACATGTGACTCCGCTCCAATCTACCCCCTCATCTTTATCAGATAATAAGGAGAATGTCTCCACTTCTACACCCAACCCCCCTGGTCCCAAGAGGTCTGTGAGCTACCCAGAGCATGTGTCAGATACTCAGAGATCTTTTGGGGAAATGAAATTGGACAGGAGGGTGTTTGAAAATTGTGCTGTATCCTCCAAAGGAGGTTCTTCTGATATGTTGGACACTGAAACAGCAAAGAATAATCACTGTCAGTCCAATGGATCCACCCAGATACGATCGAATGGCAGTAATAGTGAAGATCATTTTAAACACGTTCGACCCAGAAGCCCCAGCCCTGCAACAAACAGTCCTCTGCACTCATTGTGTAAACCACCCACAGCCCCAAAGATCACATCTCAAAGCCATGTAAGT GGCTCGAAGGACACAACGAAGGCACCCACTCACCTAACCCCAGATGACAAACTGCAGCCTTCAGTCCCAGTTTCACACAGTGATGTGACCCCTGGACCTCCAGCAGTAACAGTGTTTGGGCCCATTAAAAAGGTCAAGCCAGTCATCTATAGATCTGTTGAAAAGGAGACATCTCTGCACAGCAATCTGATGGAGGCAATCCTGACAGGTGGAGGCAAGGATAGACTCAAGAAG ATATCTGCTTCTGGCCCCAGCAAGCTGAAGAAAGCGACTTATGTTGAAGAGGAAAATGAAAGATCTGCTCTTCTGGCTGCTATTAGAGCCCAGAGCAACACAGGCAGGCTGAGGAAG ACAAAATCTGAGGCTGCCAATGAGCTTGAAGAGTTCAGGAAGGCAACCTCTGATGAGGAGAGAAGTGCAAGctcttcctcttctcctccctctttgACCTGTTCCTCCCCTGCCTTTgttccaccaccacctccacctgtaGTTGCACCTCCACCTCCGCCACCTGTCTTGCCCCTGGGTAAGCCTAGTACTTTGGGACATCCAAATGCTAATGCGGCCATGAATCCTGCCTTGGCCAGAGAGGCTATGCTGGAGGCTATTCGCTCTGGATCAGCTGCTGAGAGGCTCAAAAAG GTCTCTGTGCCTACAAAGACCGTCCAAGTGAACGGCAGACTGGGAACCATTCAAGCAACCTCATCGACAGTCTCTCAACGCTAA